The Hyphomicrobiales bacterium genome has a window encoding:
- a CDS encoding Ubiquinol--cytochrome c reductase, cytochrome B subunit, translating into MSGHSSYVPKTGIERWLDARLPIIRLAHDSAVSYPVPRNLNYLWTFGGILVFMLVAQIVTGIILVMHYTPHATMAFNSVEHIMRDVNYGWLLRYLHSNGASMFFVAVYVHIFRGLYYGSYKAPREVLWILGVVIFLLMMATAFMGYVLPWGQMSFWGATVITNLFSALPVIGETIVTFLWGGYSVDNPTLNRFFSLHYLLPFMIFGVVVLHIWALHVVGQNNPSGVEVKNVAKDTVPFTPYATVKDIFGMVVFMIVFSWFVFYQPNFMGHADNYIPANPAATPAHIVPEWYFLPFYAILRAIPDKLGGVLAMGAAIVVLAFLPWIDTSKVKSMSYRPIARQLFWAFVVVCIGLGYLGAMPAEGGYVIASQIFTVLYFGFFVALFVVGLFERPKALPTSIADAVLAASAKNGSAARIASATAAEPNVKG; encoded by the coding sequence CTGAACTATCTGTGGACCTTCGGCGGCATCCTCGTGTTCATGCTCGTGGCGCAGATCGTCACCGGCATCATCCTGGTGATGCACTACACCCCGCATGCGACCATGGCTTTCAACTCGGTCGAGCACATCATGCGCGACGTGAACTATGGCTGGCTGCTGCGCTACCTGCACTCGAACGGCGCCTCGATGTTCTTCGTCGCCGTCTATGTGCACATCTTCCGCGGGCTTTATTACGGCTCGTACAAGGCGCCGCGCGAGGTGCTCTGGATCCTCGGCGTCGTCATCTTCCTGCTGATGATGGCCACCGCCTTCATGGGCTATGTGCTGCCCTGGGGCCAGATGTCCTTCTGGGGCGCGACCGTCATCACCAACCTGTTCTCGGCGCTGCCGGTGATCGGCGAGACGATCGTCACCTTCCTGTGGGGCGGCTACTCGGTCGACAACCCGACGCTGAACCGCTTCTTCTCGCTGCACTACCTGCTGCCGTTCATGATTTTCGGCGTCGTCGTTCTGCACATCTGGGCGCTGCATGTCGTCGGCCAGAACAATCCGTCGGGCGTCGAGGTCAAGAACGTCGCGAAGGACACCGTGCCCTTCACGCCCTATGCGACCGTCAAGGACATCTTCGGCATGGTCGTGTTCATGATCGTGTTCTCCTGGTTCGTGTTCTACCAGCCGAACTTCATGGGCCACGCCGACAACTACATTCCGGCGAACCCCGCCGCGACCCCGGCCCATATCGTTCCGGAGTGGTACTTCCTGCCGTTCTACGCGATTCTGCGCGCCATCCCCGACAAGCTCGGCGGCGTGCTCGCCATGGGCGCGGCGATCGTCGTTCTCGCCTTCCTGCCCTGGATCGACACCTCCAAGGTCAAGTCGATGAGCTATCGCCCGATCGCGCGCCAGCTCTTCTGGGCCTTCGTCGTGGTCTGCATCGGCCTGGGCTATCTCGGCGCCATGCCGGCGGAGGGCGGCTACGTCATCGCCTCGCAAATCTTCACCGTGCTGTATTTCGGCTTCTTCGTCGCGCTCTTCGTCGTCGGCCTGTTCGAGCGGCCGAAGGCGCTGCCGACCTCGATCGCCGATGCGGTGCTGGCCGCCTCCGCCAAGAACGGCTCGGCGGCGCGCATCGCGAGCGCCACCGCTGCCGAACCGAACGTCAAGGGCTGA
- a CDS encoding ubiquinol cytochrome C oxidoreductase, cytochrome C1 subunit, translating to MSRTSFRLALTGLAAGLSLALFQPAAQAAEGGVKPPQLNWSFSGPFGKFDRAQLQRGFKVYKEVCAACHGASLIRFRNLSQPGGPEFSAGQVAALAATYQIKDGPNDQGEMFDRPGRPADAFPSPFPNEQAARAAQGGAYPPDFSVLAKARTYVRGFPTFVFDIFTQYQEQGPDYIHALLVGYEEPPAGVTLLPGQHFNTYMPGHLIAMPKPLTDGQVEYPKGPDGKSPVPETVDQYARDVAAFMVWMAEPHLEARKRLGMQVMLFLVIFAGLLYYTKKKVWSRMPDGSPAH from the coding sequence ATGAGCAGAACATCGTTTCGTCTCGCCCTCACCGGGCTCGCCGCCGGCCTGTCGCTGGCGCTCTTCCAGCCGGCGGCCCAGGCCGCCGAGGGCGGCGTCAAGCCGCCGCAGCTGAACTGGTCGTTCTCGGGACCGTTCGGCAAGTTCGACCGGGCCCAGTTGCAGCGCGGCTTCAAGGTCTACAAGGAAGTCTGCGCCGCCTGCCATGGCGCCAGCCTGATCCGTTTCCGCAACCTGTCGCAGCCCGGCGGGCCGGAGTTCTCGGCCGGCCAGGTTGCCGCGCTCGCGGCGACCTACCAGATCAAGGACGGCCCGAACGATCAGGGCGAGATGTTCGACCGGCCGGGCCGCCCGGCCGACGCCTTCCCGTCGCCGTTCCCGAACGAGCAGGCGGCGCGGGCTGCCCAGGGCGGTGCCTATCCGCCGGATTTCTCGGTGCTGGCCAAGGCGCGAACCTATGTCCGCGGCTTCCCGACCTTCGTCTTCGACATCTTCACCCAGTATCAGGAGCAGGGGCCGGACTACATCCACGCCCTGCTGGTCGGGTATGAGGAGCCGCCTGCGGGCGTCACCCTGCTGCCCGGGCAGCACTTCAACACCTATATGCCCGGCCATCTGATCGCGATGCCGAAGCCGCTTACCGACGGCCAGGTCGAATATCCGAAGGGGCCAGACGGCAAGTCGCCGGTGCCGGAGACGGTCGACCAGTATGCCCGCGACGTCGCCGCCTTCATGGTCTGGATGGCGGAGCCGCATCTGGAGGCGCGCAAGCGTCTTGGCATGCAGGTGATGCTCTTCCTCGTGATCTTCGCCGGGCTGCTCTACTACACCAAGAAGAAGGTGTGGTCGCGCATGCCGGACGGCTCTCCGGCGCACTGA
- a CDS encoding hypothetical protein (Evidence 5 : Unknown function), which translates to MRKRPRRRGLFAVRTSFSGEAKRRAENLGQKEIPELSSAGDARVKPEHDGILPTVLRPSSKGGPFRAETGNRS; encoded by the coding sequence TTGAGGAAAAGGCCCCGGAGACGGGGCCTTTTTGCTGTCAGGACGTCATTCTCGGGCGAAGCGAAGCGTAGGGCCGAGAATCTCGGACAGAAGGAGATTCCGGAGCTTTCTTCAGCAGGAGATGCCCGGGTCAAGCCCGAGCATGACGGCATCCTGCCCACCGTATTGCGACCGTCATCGAAAGGTGGTCCTTTCCGCGCCGAAACAGGGAATCGATCATGA
- the mtnP gene encoding S-methyl-5'-thioadenosine phosphorylase, producing the protein MSEAVLGIIGGSGIYDLPGLSDLREERIDSPWGEPSDSLRIGRIGATTIVFLPRHGRGHAIPPSEINYRANIDVLKRAGVTDLVSLSACGSYKAELYPGLLVLVDQFVDRTSRRESSFFGKGCVAHVSVAHPVGPALQGRIAAAAEAEELPFVCGGTLVTMEGPQFSTYAESTTYRGLGYDLIGMTAMPEAKLAREAEITYATVAMVTDYDCWHELHGAVDVASVVKVLHENADKARRLVARLAADFPAEREPCPAGSHNALDNAIITAPAFRDPELLAKLDAVAGRVLAVR; encoded by the coding sequence ATGAGCGAAGCCGTTCTCGGAATCATCGGCGGATCGGGTATCTACGATTTGCCGGGCCTCAGCGATCTTCGCGAAGAGCGCATCGACAGCCCCTGGGGCGAGCCTTCGGACAGCTTGCGGATCGGCCGGATCGGCGCGACGACCATCGTCTTCCTGCCGCGGCACGGGCGCGGCCATGCCATTCCGCCCTCCGAAATCAATTACCGCGCCAATATCGACGTGCTGAAGCGGGCGGGCGTGACCGACCTCGTCTCGCTCTCGGCCTGCGGTTCCTACAAGGCGGAGCTCTATCCTGGGCTCCTCGTCCTGGTGGACCAGTTCGTCGATCGCACCAGCCGGCGCGAAAGCTCCTTCTTCGGCAAGGGCTGCGTCGCCCATGTTTCCGTCGCCCACCCGGTCGGCCCGGCATTGCAGGGGCGGATCGCGGCCGCGGCGGAAGCGGAGGAACTGCCTTTCGTGTGCGGCGGAACGCTGGTCACGATGGAGGGGCCGCAATTCTCGACCTATGCCGAATCGACGACCTATCGCGGCCTCGGCTACGATCTGATCGGCATGACGGCGATGCCGGAGGCCAAGCTCGCGCGCGAGGCCGAGATCACCTACGCTACCGTCGCCATGGTGACGGATTATGATTGCTGGCACGAGCTGCATGGCGCGGTCGATGTCGCTTCGGTGGTCAAGGTCCTGCACGAGAATGCGGACAAGGCGCGCCGCCTCGTCGCGCGGTTGGCCGCCGATTTCCCGGCCGAGCGCGAGCCTTGTCCGGCCGGCTCGCACAATGCGCTCGACAACGCGATCATCACCGCGCCGGCATTCCGCGATCCGGAGCTGCTGGCCAAGCTCGATGCGGTGGCCGGGCGTGTTCTGGCTGTGCGCTGA
- a CDS encoding conserved exported hypothetical protein (Evidence 4 : Unknown function but conserved in other organisms) encodes MRKIASVLLALVAGPAFAGNTSSNSSSNSSNGVHTRVDTIIREDDRGRRWVQERRIYRDERGWRAPRRYWRD; translated from the coding sequence ATGCGAAAAATCGCCAGCGTGCTGCTTGCTCTGGTTGCCGGCCCCGCCTTTGCCGGCAATACCTCGTCCAATTCGAGTTCCAACTCGTCGAATGGCGTGCATACCCGCGTCGATACGATCATCCGTGAAGACGACCGGGGCCGTCGCTGGGTCCAGGAACGCAGGATCTATCGCGACGAACGCGGATGGCGTGCGCCGCGGCGCTACTGGCGCGACTGA